One Cyprinus carpio isolate SPL01 chromosome A16, ASM1834038v1, whole genome shotgun sequence genomic region harbors:
- the LOC109096497 gene encoding bromodomain-containing protein 2-like isoform X1 encodes MEAAINPSLDSSVGVGLSVMSGMEQSSGKRIRKPSLLYEGFESPSLPHVPPPGPPPPQQSPVTDPSRQGRTNQLQFLHKVLVKALWRHHFAWPFHEPVDAIRLNLPDYHKIIKQPMDMGSIKKRLENNYYRSASECLQDFNTMFTNCYIYNKPTDDIVLMAQSLEKVFLQKVAQMPQEEIELPPPTPKGRGAKTIKGRRGRGGGSVTSAHQVPAVSQSAYSPSSPDTPDSRFSTPPQTLLSNSGPPPPLMTAPPTQPTAKKKGVKRKADTTTPTTLGFPVTAAARMGGMGKGHGSAGEMPHSLSSMPVDCSASMGLNEPTHLQPVLGRPLSRRPIKPPRKDLPDSVRPHQPSRRGKLSKQLRYCSGVLKELLCKKHAAYAWPFYKPVDASTLGLHDYHDIIKHPMDLSTIKRKMDEREYRDAQQFSADVRLMFSNCYKYNPPDHDVVAMARKLQDVFEFRFAKMPDEVSEEEELSPMPLGRNMGMLGMHHSSSSSSSSSSSSSSSSSSESEPSSDSEPSSDSSPSSDSEEERAQRLAQLQDQVCTQLRAVHEQLAALSSGPIVKPKRKREKKKDKKKKKKPEKHRGSRSLMSDERDKPSKLPKSKSSHASLSSTQSKKGPAKKNSKNNRNTKKSSSSRFTASAAVCLPHYDSEEEEDGLPMSYDDKRQLSLDINKLPGEKLGRVVHIIQSREPSLRDTNPEEIEIDFETLKPSTLRELERYVMTCLRKKPRKPYVVKKGGGGKSREELALEKKRELERRLQDVSGQLNSAKKPQKPKVEKPSDAEPHAVASRLSASSSSSDSTSSSSSSSSSSDTSDSDSR; translated from the exons ATGGAGGCGGCCATCAACCCGTCTCTTGACAG CTCTGTGGGAGTAGGGTTGTCTGTCATGAGCGGGATGGAGCAGAGTTCAGGCAAGCGTATTCGGAAACCCTCGCTGCTCTACGAGGGCTTTGAGAGCCCGTCTCTGCCCCACGTGCCTCCACCCGGACCCCCTCCGCCCCAGCAGTCCCCGGTGACAGACCCCAGCCGACAGGGACGCACCAATCAGCTGCAGTTCCTCCACAAGGTCTTGGTGAAAGCATTGTGGCGGCATCATTTTGCTTGGCCTTTCCATGAACCTGTGGACGCCATCCGACTCAACTTACCT GACTACCATAAGATCATCAAACAGCCGATGGACATGGGCTCAATCAAGAAACGCCTGGAGAATAACTACTACCGTAGTGCCAGCGAATGCTTGCAGGACTTCAATACCATGTTCACCAACTGTTACATCTACAATAAG CCTACAGATGACATTGTGCTGATGGCACAGTCTCTGGAGAAGGTCTTCTTACAGAAGGTTGCCCAGATGCCCCAGGAAGAGATAGAGTTGCCCCCTCCTACCCCTAAAGGCAGAGGAGCAAAAACCATCAAAGGACGTAGAGGCAGAG GAGGAGGAAGTGTTACGTCGGCTCACCAGGTGCCTGCCGTGTCACAGTCAGCATACTCTCCTTCCTCTCCCGACACGCCAGATTCCCGGTTTTCCACCCCACCACAGACCCTGCTGAGCAACAGCGGCCCTCCTCCACCACTGATGACCGCACCACCCACCCAACCCACCGCTAAG AAGAAGGGTGTGAAGCGTAAAGCTGACACCACCACTCCCACTACACTCGGCTTCCCCGTGACCGCAGCTGCTCGGATGGGAGGCATGGGAAAAGGTCACGGATCGGCCGGAGAGATGCCCCACTCTCTGTCCTCCATGCCCGTGGATTGTTCGGCCAGCATGGGCTTGAACGAGCCCACCCACCTCCAGCCCGTCCTAGGGCGACCGCTGTCCCGTCGTCCAATTAAACCTCCACGTAAGGACCTGCCCGACTCAGTGCGGCCCCATCAGCCCTCACGGCGGGGGAAACTAAGCAAGCAGCTTCGCTACTGCAGTGGCGTCCTTAAAGAACTGCTGTGCAAAAAACACGCAGCGTACGCCTGGCCTTTCTACAAACCCGTGGACGCGTCGACGCTGGGCTTGCACGACTACCATGACATCATCAAACATCCCATGGATCTCAGCACCATCAAG AGGAAGATGGATGAGCGCGAGTACAGAGACGCCCAGCAGTTCAGCGCTGATGTCAGACTCATGTTCTCCAACTGCTACAAGTACAACCCACCTGATCATGATGTGGTCGCCATGGCACGAAAACTGCAG GACGTGTTTGAGTTCCGCTTCGCAAAAATGCCTGACGAGGTTTCGGAGGAGGAGGAATTGTCTCCCATGCCATTAGGACGGAACATGGGCATGCTGGGAATGCACCACTCCTCCTCTTCATCGTCCTCTTCTtcctcatcatcttcctcttcctcctcgtcAGAGAGCGAGCCGAGCAGTGACAGTGAGCCGAGCAGTGACAGCAGCCCGAGCTCTGACAGCGAGGAGGAGAGAGCTCAACGCCTGGCCCAGCTGCAGGACCAGGTGTGTACTCAG CTCAGAGCGGTACATGAGCAGCTGGCAGCCCTCTCCTCTGGCCCGATTGTCAAACCTAAAAGGAAACGAGAGAAAAAGAaggacaagaagaagaaaaagaagccaGAGAAACACAGAGGAAGTCGAAGTTTGATGAGTGATGAGCGGGACAAACCTTCCAAACTGCCTAAAAGCAAATCCAGCCATGCTTCCCTTTCATCCACACAGAGCAAGAAAGGCCCTGCgaagaaaaacagcaaaaacaa CAGGAACACGAAGAAGTCATCCTCCTCTCGTTTCACTGCGTCTGCTGCCGTCTGCTTGCCGCACTACGactctgaggaggaggaggatggtcTTCCCATGAGTTATGACGACAAGCGGCAGCTCAGCCTGGACATCAACAAGCTGCCCGGGGAGAAACTGGGCCGCGTGGTGCACATCATCCAGTCGCGGGAGCCCTCGCTGCGTGACACCAACCCAGAGGAGATCGAAATCGATTTTGAAACGCTGAAACCATCCACACTCCGTGAGCTGGAGCGATATGTGATGACCTGCCTGCGCAAGAAGCCCCGCAAACCATATG TGGTGAAGAAGGGAGGAGGTGGGAAGAGCCGAGAGGAACTGGCTCTGGAAAAGAAGAGAGAGCTGGAGAGGAGGTTACAGGATGTGAGCGGACAGCTGAACTCTGCTAAGAAACCCCAGAAACCCAAAG TGGAGAAGCCGAGCGACGCCGAGCCTCACGCCGTAGCGTCTCGTCTCAGCGCCAGCAGCTCCAGCTCAGACTCCACCTcatcgtcctcctcctcctcttcctcgtctGACACCAGTGACTCGGACTCCAGGTGA
- the LOC109096497 gene encoding bromodomain-containing protein 2-like isoform X5 — MEAAINPSLDSSVGVGLSVMSGMEQSSGKRIRKPSLLYEGFESPSLPHVPPPGPPPPQQSPVTDPSRQGRTNQLQFLHKVLVKALWRHHFAWPFHEPVDAIRLNLPDYHKIIKQPMDMGSIKKRLENNYYRSASECLQDFNTMFTNCYIYNKPTDDIVLMAQSLEKVFLQKVAQMPQEEIELPPPTPKGRGAKTIKGRRGRGGGSVTSAHQVPAVSQSAYSPSSPDTPDSRFSTPPQTLLSNSGPPPPLMTAPPTQPTAKKKGVKRKADTTTPTTLGFPVTAAARMGGMGKGHGSAGEMPHSLSSMPVDCSASMGLNEPTHLQPVLGRPLSRRPIKPPRKDLPDSVRPHQPSRRGKLSKQLRYCSGVLKELLCKKHAAYAWPFYKPVDASTLGLHDYHDIIKHPMDLSTIKRKMDEREYRDAQQFSADVRLMFSNCYKYNPPDHDVVAMARKLQDVFEFRFAKMPDEVSEEEELSPMPLGRNMGMLGMHHSSSSSSSSSSSSSSSSSSESEPSSDSEPSSDSSPSSDSEEERAQRLAQLQDQLRAVHEQLAALSSGPIVKPKRKREKKKDKKKKKKPEKHRGSRSLMSDERDKPSKLPKSKSSHASLSSTQSKKGPAKKNSKNKNTKKSSSSRFTASAAVCLPHYDSEEEEDGLPMSYDDKRQLSLDINKLPGEKLGRVVHIIQSREPSLRDTNPEEIEIDFETLKPSTLRELERYVMTCLRKKPRKPYVVKKGGGGKSREELALEKKRELERRLQDVSGQLNSAKKPQKPKVEKPSDAEPHAVASRLSASSSSSDSTSSSSSSSSSSDTSDSDSR, encoded by the exons ATGGAGGCGGCCATCAACCCGTCTCTTGACAG CTCTGTGGGAGTAGGGTTGTCTGTCATGAGCGGGATGGAGCAGAGTTCAGGCAAGCGTATTCGGAAACCCTCGCTGCTCTACGAGGGCTTTGAGAGCCCGTCTCTGCCCCACGTGCCTCCACCCGGACCCCCTCCGCCCCAGCAGTCCCCGGTGACAGACCCCAGCCGACAGGGACGCACCAATCAGCTGCAGTTCCTCCACAAGGTCTTGGTGAAAGCATTGTGGCGGCATCATTTTGCTTGGCCTTTCCATGAACCTGTGGACGCCATCCGACTCAACTTACCT GACTACCATAAGATCATCAAACAGCCGATGGACATGGGCTCAATCAAGAAACGCCTGGAGAATAACTACTACCGTAGTGCCAGCGAATGCTTGCAGGACTTCAATACCATGTTCACCAACTGTTACATCTACAATAAG CCTACAGATGACATTGTGCTGATGGCACAGTCTCTGGAGAAGGTCTTCTTACAGAAGGTTGCCCAGATGCCCCAGGAAGAGATAGAGTTGCCCCCTCCTACCCCTAAAGGCAGAGGAGCAAAAACCATCAAAGGACGTAGAGGCAGAG GAGGAGGAAGTGTTACGTCGGCTCACCAGGTGCCTGCCGTGTCACAGTCAGCATACTCTCCTTCCTCTCCCGACACGCCAGATTCCCGGTTTTCCACCCCACCACAGACCCTGCTGAGCAACAGCGGCCCTCCTCCACCACTGATGACCGCACCACCCACCCAACCCACCGCTAAG AAGAAGGGTGTGAAGCGTAAAGCTGACACCACCACTCCCACTACACTCGGCTTCCCCGTGACCGCAGCTGCTCGGATGGGAGGCATGGGAAAAGGTCACGGATCGGCCGGAGAGATGCCCCACTCTCTGTCCTCCATGCCCGTGGATTGTTCGGCCAGCATGGGCTTGAACGAGCCCACCCACCTCCAGCCCGTCCTAGGGCGACCGCTGTCCCGTCGTCCAATTAAACCTCCACGTAAGGACCTGCCCGACTCAGTGCGGCCCCATCAGCCCTCACGGCGGGGGAAACTAAGCAAGCAGCTTCGCTACTGCAGTGGCGTCCTTAAAGAACTGCTGTGCAAAAAACACGCAGCGTACGCCTGGCCTTTCTACAAACCCGTGGACGCGTCGACGCTGGGCTTGCACGACTACCATGACATCATCAAACATCCCATGGATCTCAGCACCATCAAG AGGAAGATGGATGAGCGCGAGTACAGAGACGCCCAGCAGTTCAGCGCTGATGTCAGACTCATGTTCTCCAACTGCTACAAGTACAACCCACCTGATCATGATGTGGTCGCCATGGCACGAAAACTGCAG GACGTGTTTGAGTTCCGCTTCGCAAAAATGCCTGACGAGGTTTCGGAGGAGGAGGAATTGTCTCCCATGCCATTAGGACGGAACATGGGCATGCTGGGAATGCACCACTCCTCCTCTTCATCGTCCTCTTCTtcctcatcatcttcctcttcctcctcgtcAGAGAGCGAGCCGAGCAGTGACAGTGAGCCGAGCAGTGACAGCAGCCCGAGCTCTGACAGCGAGGAGGAGAGAGCTCAACGCCTGGCCCAGCTGCAGGACCAG CTCAGAGCGGTACATGAGCAGCTGGCAGCCCTCTCCTCTGGCCCGATTGTCAAACCTAAAAGGAAACGAGAGAAAAAGAaggacaagaagaagaaaaagaagccaGAGAAACACAGAGGAAGTCGAAGTTTGATGAGTGATGAGCGGGACAAACCTTCCAAACTGCCTAAAAGCAAATCCAGCCATGCTTCCCTTTCATCCACACAGAGCAAGAAAGGCCCTGCgaagaaaaacagcaaaaacaa GAACACGAAGAAGTCATCCTCCTCTCGTTTCACTGCGTCTGCTGCCGTCTGCTTGCCGCACTACGactctgaggaggaggaggatggtcTTCCCATGAGTTATGACGACAAGCGGCAGCTCAGCCTGGACATCAACAAGCTGCCCGGGGAGAAACTGGGCCGCGTGGTGCACATCATCCAGTCGCGGGAGCCCTCGCTGCGTGACACCAACCCAGAGGAGATCGAAATCGATTTTGAAACGCTGAAACCATCCACACTCCGTGAGCTGGAGCGATATGTGATGACCTGCCTGCGCAAGAAGCCCCGCAAACCATATG TGGTGAAGAAGGGAGGAGGTGGGAAGAGCCGAGAGGAACTGGCTCTGGAAAAGAAGAGAGAGCTGGAGAGGAGGTTACAGGATGTGAGCGGACAGCTGAACTCTGCTAAGAAACCCCAGAAACCCAAAG TGGAGAAGCCGAGCGACGCCGAGCCTCACGCCGTAGCGTCTCGTCTCAGCGCCAGCAGCTCCAGCTCAGACTCCACCTcatcgtcctcctcctcctcttcctcgtctGACACCAGTGACTCGGACTCCAGGTGA
- the LOC109096497 gene encoding bromodomain-containing protein 2-like isoform X4: protein MEAAINPSLDSSVGVGLSVMSGMEQSSGKRIRKPSLLYEGFESPSLPHVPPPGPPPPQQSPVTDPSRQGRTNQLQFLHKVLVKALWRHHFAWPFHEPVDAIRLNLPDYHKIIKQPMDMGSIKKRLENNYYRSASECLQDFNTMFTNCYIYNKPTDDIVLMAQSLEKVFLQKVAQMPQEEIELPPPTPKGRGAKTIKGRRGRGGGSVTSAHQVPAVSQSAYSPSSPDTPDSRFSTPPQTLLSNSGPPPPLMTAPPTQPTAKKKGVKRKADTTTPTTLGFPVTAAARMGGMGKGHGSAGEMPHSLSSMPVDCSASMGLNEPTHLQPVLGRPLSRRPIKPPRKDLPDSVRPHQPSRRGKLSKQLRYCSGVLKELLCKKHAAYAWPFYKPVDASTLGLHDYHDIIKHPMDLSTIKRKMDEREYRDAQQFSADVRLMFSNCYKYNPPDHDVVAMARKLQDVFEFRFAKMPDEVSEEEELSPMPLGRNMGMLGMHHSSSSSSSSSSSSSSSSSSESEPSSDSEPSSDSSPSSDSEEERAQRLAQLQDQLRAVHEQLAALSSGPIVKPKRKREKKKDKKKKKKPEKHRGSRSLMSDERDKPSKLPKSKSSHASLSSTQSKKGPAKKNSKNNRNTKKSSSSRFTASAAVCLPHYDSEEEEDGLPMSYDDKRQLSLDINKLPGEKLGRVVHIIQSREPSLRDTNPEEIEIDFETLKPSTLRELERYVMTCLRKKPRKPYVVKKGGGGKSREELALEKKRELERRLQDVSGQLNSAKKPQKPKVEKPSDAEPHAVASRLSASSSSSDSTSSSSSSSSSSDTSDSDSR from the exons ATGGAGGCGGCCATCAACCCGTCTCTTGACAG CTCTGTGGGAGTAGGGTTGTCTGTCATGAGCGGGATGGAGCAGAGTTCAGGCAAGCGTATTCGGAAACCCTCGCTGCTCTACGAGGGCTTTGAGAGCCCGTCTCTGCCCCACGTGCCTCCACCCGGACCCCCTCCGCCCCAGCAGTCCCCGGTGACAGACCCCAGCCGACAGGGACGCACCAATCAGCTGCAGTTCCTCCACAAGGTCTTGGTGAAAGCATTGTGGCGGCATCATTTTGCTTGGCCTTTCCATGAACCTGTGGACGCCATCCGACTCAACTTACCT GACTACCATAAGATCATCAAACAGCCGATGGACATGGGCTCAATCAAGAAACGCCTGGAGAATAACTACTACCGTAGTGCCAGCGAATGCTTGCAGGACTTCAATACCATGTTCACCAACTGTTACATCTACAATAAG CCTACAGATGACATTGTGCTGATGGCACAGTCTCTGGAGAAGGTCTTCTTACAGAAGGTTGCCCAGATGCCCCAGGAAGAGATAGAGTTGCCCCCTCCTACCCCTAAAGGCAGAGGAGCAAAAACCATCAAAGGACGTAGAGGCAGAG GAGGAGGAAGTGTTACGTCGGCTCACCAGGTGCCTGCCGTGTCACAGTCAGCATACTCTCCTTCCTCTCCCGACACGCCAGATTCCCGGTTTTCCACCCCACCACAGACCCTGCTGAGCAACAGCGGCCCTCCTCCACCACTGATGACCGCACCACCCACCCAACCCACCGCTAAG AAGAAGGGTGTGAAGCGTAAAGCTGACACCACCACTCCCACTACACTCGGCTTCCCCGTGACCGCAGCTGCTCGGATGGGAGGCATGGGAAAAGGTCACGGATCGGCCGGAGAGATGCCCCACTCTCTGTCCTCCATGCCCGTGGATTGTTCGGCCAGCATGGGCTTGAACGAGCCCACCCACCTCCAGCCCGTCCTAGGGCGACCGCTGTCCCGTCGTCCAATTAAACCTCCACGTAAGGACCTGCCCGACTCAGTGCGGCCCCATCAGCCCTCACGGCGGGGGAAACTAAGCAAGCAGCTTCGCTACTGCAGTGGCGTCCTTAAAGAACTGCTGTGCAAAAAACACGCAGCGTACGCCTGGCCTTTCTACAAACCCGTGGACGCGTCGACGCTGGGCTTGCACGACTACCATGACATCATCAAACATCCCATGGATCTCAGCACCATCAAG AGGAAGATGGATGAGCGCGAGTACAGAGACGCCCAGCAGTTCAGCGCTGATGTCAGACTCATGTTCTCCAACTGCTACAAGTACAACCCACCTGATCATGATGTGGTCGCCATGGCACGAAAACTGCAG GACGTGTTTGAGTTCCGCTTCGCAAAAATGCCTGACGAGGTTTCGGAGGAGGAGGAATTGTCTCCCATGCCATTAGGACGGAACATGGGCATGCTGGGAATGCACCACTCCTCCTCTTCATCGTCCTCTTCTtcctcatcatcttcctcttcctcctcgtcAGAGAGCGAGCCGAGCAGTGACAGTGAGCCGAGCAGTGACAGCAGCCCGAGCTCTGACAGCGAGGAGGAGAGAGCTCAACGCCTGGCCCAGCTGCAGGACCAG CTCAGAGCGGTACATGAGCAGCTGGCAGCCCTCTCCTCTGGCCCGATTGTCAAACCTAAAAGGAAACGAGAGAAAAAGAaggacaagaagaagaaaaagaagccaGAGAAACACAGAGGAAGTCGAAGTTTGATGAGTGATGAGCGGGACAAACCTTCCAAACTGCCTAAAAGCAAATCCAGCCATGCTTCCCTTTCATCCACACAGAGCAAGAAAGGCCCTGCgaagaaaaacagcaaaaacaa CAGGAACACGAAGAAGTCATCCTCCTCTCGTTTCACTGCGTCTGCTGCCGTCTGCTTGCCGCACTACGactctgaggaggaggaggatggtcTTCCCATGAGTTATGACGACAAGCGGCAGCTCAGCCTGGACATCAACAAGCTGCCCGGGGAGAAACTGGGCCGCGTGGTGCACATCATCCAGTCGCGGGAGCCCTCGCTGCGTGACACCAACCCAGAGGAGATCGAAATCGATTTTGAAACGCTGAAACCATCCACACTCCGTGAGCTGGAGCGATATGTGATGACCTGCCTGCGCAAGAAGCCCCGCAAACCATATG TGGTGAAGAAGGGAGGAGGTGGGAAGAGCCGAGAGGAACTGGCTCTGGAAAAGAAGAGAGAGCTGGAGAGGAGGTTACAGGATGTGAGCGGACAGCTGAACTCTGCTAAGAAACCCCAGAAACCCAAAG TGGAGAAGCCGAGCGACGCCGAGCCTCACGCCGTAGCGTCTCGTCTCAGCGCCAGCAGCTCCAGCTCAGACTCCACCTcatcgtcctcctcctcctcttcctcgtctGACACCAGTGACTCGGACTCCAGGTGA
- the LOC109096497 gene encoding bromodomain-containing protein 2-like isoform X2 has protein sequence MEAAINPSLDSSVGVGLSVMSGMEQSSGKRIRKPSLLYEGFESPSLPHVPPPGPPPPQQSPVTDPSRQGRTNQLQFLHKVLVKALWRHHFAWPFHEPVDAIRLNLPDYHKIIKQPMDMGSIKKRLENNYYRSASECLQDFNTMFTNCYIYNKPTDDIVLMAQSLEKVFLQKVAQMPQEEIELPPPTPKGRGAKTIKGRRGRGGGSVTSAHQVPAVSQSAYSPSSPDTPDSRFSTPPQTLLSNSGPPPPLMTAPPTQPTAKKKGVKRKADTTTPTTLGFPVTAAARMGGMGKGHGSAGEMPHSLSSMPVDCSASMGLNEPTHLQPVLGRPLSRRPIKPPRKDLPDSVRPHQPSRRGKLSKQLRYCSGVLKELLCKKHAAYAWPFYKPVDASTLGLHDYHDIIKHPMDLSTIKRKMDEREYRDAQQFSADVRLMFSNCYKYNPPDHDVVAMARKLQDVFEFRFAKMPDEVSEEEELSPMPLGRNMGMLGMHHSSSSSSSSSSSSSSSSSSESEPSSDSEPSSDSSPSSDSEEERAQRLAQLQDQVCTQLRAVHEQLAALSSGPIVKPKRKREKKKDKKKKKKPEKHRGSRSLMSDERDKPSKLPKSKSSHASLSSTQSKKGPAKKNSKNKNTKKSSSSRFTASAAVCLPHYDSEEEEDGLPMSYDDKRQLSLDINKLPGEKLGRVVHIIQSREPSLRDTNPEEIEIDFETLKPSTLRELERYVMTCLRKKPRKPYVVKKGGGGKSREELALEKKRELERRLQDVSGQLNSAKKPQKPKVEKPSDAEPHAVASRLSASSSSSDSTSSSSSSSSSSDTSDSDSR, from the exons ATGGAGGCGGCCATCAACCCGTCTCTTGACAG CTCTGTGGGAGTAGGGTTGTCTGTCATGAGCGGGATGGAGCAGAGTTCAGGCAAGCGTATTCGGAAACCCTCGCTGCTCTACGAGGGCTTTGAGAGCCCGTCTCTGCCCCACGTGCCTCCACCCGGACCCCCTCCGCCCCAGCAGTCCCCGGTGACAGACCCCAGCCGACAGGGACGCACCAATCAGCTGCAGTTCCTCCACAAGGTCTTGGTGAAAGCATTGTGGCGGCATCATTTTGCTTGGCCTTTCCATGAACCTGTGGACGCCATCCGACTCAACTTACCT GACTACCATAAGATCATCAAACAGCCGATGGACATGGGCTCAATCAAGAAACGCCTGGAGAATAACTACTACCGTAGTGCCAGCGAATGCTTGCAGGACTTCAATACCATGTTCACCAACTGTTACATCTACAATAAG CCTACAGATGACATTGTGCTGATGGCACAGTCTCTGGAGAAGGTCTTCTTACAGAAGGTTGCCCAGATGCCCCAGGAAGAGATAGAGTTGCCCCCTCCTACCCCTAAAGGCAGAGGAGCAAAAACCATCAAAGGACGTAGAGGCAGAG GAGGAGGAAGTGTTACGTCGGCTCACCAGGTGCCTGCCGTGTCACAGTCAGCATACTCTCCTTCCTCTCCCGACACGCCAGATTCCCGGTTTTCCACCCCACCACAGACCCTGCTGAGCAACAGCGGCCCTCCTCCACCACTGATGACCGCACCACCCACCCAACCCACCGCTAAG AAGAAGGGTGTGAAGCGTAAAGCTGACACCACCACTCCCACTACACTCGGCTTCCCCGTGACCGCAGCTGCTCGGATGGGAGGCATGGGAAAAGGTCACGGATCGGCCGGAGAGATGCCCCACTCTCTGTCCTCCATGCCCGTGGATTGTTCGGCCAGCATGGGCTTGAACGAGCCCACCCACCTCCAGCCCGTCCTAGGGCGACCGCTGTCCCGTCGTCCAATTAAACCTCCACGTAAGGACCTGCCCGACTCAGTGCGGCCCCATCAGCCCTCACGGCGGGGGAAACTAAGCAAGCAGCTTCGCTACTGCAGTGGCGTCCTTAAAGAACTGCTGTGCAAAAAACACGCAGCGTACGCCTGGCCTTTCTACAAACCCGTGGACGCGTCGACGCTGGGCTTGCACGACTACCATGACATCATCAAACATCCCATGGATCTCAGCACCATCAAG AGGAAGATGGATGAGCGCGAGTACAGAGACGCCCAGCAGTTCAGCGCTGATGTCAGACTCATGTTCTCCAACTGCTACAAGTACAACCCACCTGATCATGATGTGGTCGCCATGGCACGAAAACTGCAG GACGTGTTTGAGTTCCGCTTCGCAAAAATGCCTGACGAGGTTTCGGAGGAGGAGGAATTGTCTCCCATGCCATTAGGACGGAACATGGGCATGCTGGGAATGCACCACTCCTCCTCTTCATCGTCCTCTTCTtcctcatcatcttcctcttcctcctcgtcAGAGAGCGAGCCGAGCAGTGACAGTGAGCCGAGCAGTGACAGCAGCCCGAGCTCTGACAGCGAGGAGGAGAGAGCTCAACGCCTGGCCCAGCTGCAGGACCAGGTGTGTACTCAG CTCAGAGCGGTACATGAGCAGCTGGCAGCCCTCTCCTCTGGCCCGATTGTCAAACCTAAAAGGAAACGAGAGAAAAAGAaggacaagaagaagaaaaagaagccaGAGAAACACAGAGGAAGTCGAAGTTTGATGAGTGATGAGCGGGACAAACCTTCCAAACTGCCTAAAAGCAAATCCAGCCATGCTTCCCTTTCATCCACACAGAGCAAGAAAGGCCCTGCgaagaaaaacagcaaaaacaa GAACACGAAGAAGTCATCCTCCTCTCGTTTCACTGCGTCTGCTGCCGTCTGCTTGCCGCACTACGactctgaggaggaggaggatggtcTTCCCATGAGTTATGACGACAAGCGGCAGCTCAGCCTGGACATCAACAAGCTGCCCGGGGAGAAACTGGGCCGCGTGGTGCACATCATCCAGTCGCGGGAGCCCTCGCTGCGTGACACCAACCCAGAGGAGATCGAAATCGATTTTGAAACGCTGAAACCATCCACACTCCGTGAGCTGGAGCGATATGTGATGACCTGCCTGCGCAAGAAGCCCCGCAAACCATATG TGGTGAAGAAGGGAGGAGGTGGGAAGAGCCGAGAGGAACTGGCTCTGGAAAAGAAGAGAGAGCTGGAGAGGAGGTTACAGGATGTGAGCGGACAGCTGAACTCTGCTAAGAAACCCCAGAAACCCAAAG TGGAGAAGCCGAGCGACGCCGAGCCTCACGCCGTAGCGTCTCGTCTCAGCGCCAGCAGCTCCAGCTCAGACTCCACCTcatcgtcctcctcctcctcttcctcgtctGACACCAGTGACTCGGACTCCAGGTGA